The genomic interval TTCCCAATTTTTCCTTTTCACCTATCATTCCTCCCATCATCTTTTATCTTAAATACAGAAAATTTTATAACATTGAGTCGCTTTTGTCAATAAAAAATTTAAGAGAATTAATAAATTTATTTTTAACAAATTTCCCAATTTATATTTTTCGATAATAAAAAAAGAGAATTTTTTCAAGTTTTATCTCAAAAAAATTCTCTTGATATTCCTAATTATTTAAAACTATTCTTCTATAACTCCATAGTCTCCATCTTTTCTTTTATAAACTACAGCCATTTTCCCTGTTTCTGTGTTAGTAAAAGCAAAGAAAACTCTATTTAAATATTCAAGTTGTAAAATTGCTTCAGATATTTCCATAGGTTTTAGAGGTAGATATACTCTTACAAGTTTCTTTTCATCAGAAAGTTTTTCTTCAGGTTCTACTATGTAATCAAAACTGTATGATTTCTTTCTAGTGTCATCTTGAGTTTTAGCTCTACTACGTTTTTCTTTATGTTTTTTCAATTGATTTTCCATAATATCTACAGCTTTATCTATTGAAGCATATAAATCAGTTTCTGTTGCAGTAGCTTTCAAAGTACTTCCACTTAAATAAGCTAGAATTTCAGTTACATGAGCATTTCCTGTTTTCAATTTAGAAGCAGCTAAGGTTGCATCGATCTTTAATATAGAATCATTAAATTTTTCTACTCTTGAGATCTTTTCTTCAGCATATTTTTTGATTGCATCAGTCAAAGTAATTTTTCTTCCGTGAATTGATAATTTCATACTACCACTTCCTTTAACATTTTTAGTACTTTTATTTTGTTACCCTTTTATATAATACTATTATAGCATATATTTACAAAAAAATATACACAATTTTTTATTTAGTAATCAACCACTTAGCAATATCTTTTGCATGGTAAGTTATTATTATGTCTGCTCCTGCTCTTTTTATTGCAAAAATATTTTCCATAACAATTTTCTTTTCATCTATCCAATTATTTTTAGCCGCTGCCTTAACCATAGAATATTCTCCACTTACATTATAGGCAACTATAGGTAAATGAGTTACTTCTGATACAGCTTTTATAACATCTAGATATGCCATAGCTGGCTTCACCATTATAAAGTCTGCTCCTTCTTGTGAGTCTGCTTCCACTTCTGCATAGAAATTATTAGTACTTCTGAAATCCATTTGATAAGTTTTTCTATCTCCAAAGCTTGGTGCTGAGTCAGCTGCATCTCTAAAAGGACCATAGTATGCTGAAGAATACTTAACACTATAGGCCATTATAGGTATATCTTTAAAGTTATTTTCATCTAAAATTTCTCTAATTTTGCCTATTCTTCCGTCCATCATATCTGAAGGTGCTATTATATCTGCACCTGCTTCTGCATGAGAAAGAGCTATCTTAGCAATATATTTAAGAGTTTCATCATTATCCACATCATGATGATGTAATATTCCACAGTGTCCATGAGATGTATATTCACACATACATACATCTGTTACTATTAAAAATTTATCAGAATAATTTTTTCTAATATGTCTTATAGCTTTTTGAACTATACCTTCTTTATCATAGGCTTGACTTCCAACTTCATCTTTGTGAGCTGGTATACCAAAAAGCAGTATATTATTAATTCCCAACTTCAATAATTCATCTAATTCTTCATTTAATCTATCTAGAGAATATCTAAATTGTTCAGGCATAGATTCTATTTCACTCTTTATATTTTCCCCTTCACAGATAAACAAAGGATAGATAAGTGAACTAGTTTCTATACTTATATTTTTTACCAATTCTCTTGTTAGTACATTTCTTCTCAATCTTCTTGTTCTTACAAACATTTTTTCTCCTTTTTATTCTCCAATAAAACTATC from Fusobacterium pseudoperiodonticum carries:
- the hpf gene encoding ribosome hibernation-promoting factor, HPF/YfiA family gives rise to the protein MKLSIHGRKITLTDAIKKYAEEKISRVEKFNDSILKIDATLAASKLKTGNAHVTEILAYLSGSTLKATATETDLYASIDKAVDIMENQLKKHKEKRSRAKTQDDTRKKSYSFDYIVEPEEKLSDEKKLVRVYLPLKPMEISEAILQLEYLNRVFFAFTNTETGKMAVVYKRKDGDYGVIEE
- the hemB gene encoding porphobilinogen synthase, which translates into the protein MFVRTRRLRRNVLTRELVKNISIETSSLIYPLFICEGENIKSEIESMPEQFRYSLDRLNEELDELLKLGINNILLFGIPAHKDEVGSQAYDKEGIVQKAIRHIRKNYSDKFLIVTDVCMCEYTSHGHCGILHHHDVDNDETLKYIAKIALSHAEAGADIIAPSDMMDGRIGKIREILDENNFKDIPIMAYSVKYSSAYYGPFRDAADSAPSFGDRKTYQMDFRSTNNFYAEVEADSQEGADFIMVKPAMAYLDVIKAVSEVTHLPIVAYNVSGEYSMVKAAAKNNWIDEKKIVMENIFAIKRAGADIIITYHAKDIAKWLITK